The following proteins are encoded in a genomic region of Acidobacteriota bacterium:
- a CDS encoding DUF1957 domain-containing protein, protein MTEAYLNLVLHAHLPFVRHPEHEEFLEEDWFFEAVSETYIPLIDMFDRLRGENIPFRFTLSISPPLAEMLADPLLQERYLRRINRLVELAEKETERTRGVENMQDAARMYLDHFRKARDLFERYDRNLVTALRGLQDSGVLEILTCTATHAFLPTILNPKCRESQVRVAVANYVKHFGRPPRGIWLAECGYQPGDDHLLARNGIRYFFQDTHGVLFGHPRPLHGIYAPVRCPSGVASFPRDPEASEEVWSAQRGYPGEWSYREFYRDLGFDADYGYIRPYLHPDGVRRNVGIKYHRVTGPVSLGHKELYVPAEGLEKAALHAHDFIDKRTAQVRRVAGMLGGRPPLVTTPFDAELFGHWWFEGPMFLEYLVRKLVFDQEALRLVTASEYLEMHPDLQNQQPTLSSWGAEGYSGIWLNGKNEWIYRHQHMAENRMVDLAHRCHGAEGLLRRALNQAARELLLAQSSDWAFIMTTGTTVPYAVKRFKDHIHRFNALYGQILEDRVDETALAEMEHRDSIFQEIDYQVFQ, encoded by the coding sequence ATGACCGAAGCTTACCTGAACCTGGTGCTCCATGCCCACCTCCCCTTCGTCCGGCACCCGGAACACGAGGAGTTCCTGGAGGAGGACTGGTTCTTCGAGGCCGTCAGCGAGACCTACATTCCCCTCATCGACATGTTCGACCGCCTGCGGGGCGAGAACATCCCCTTCCGGTTCACCCTGAGCATCTCGCCGCCCCTGGCCGAAATGCTGGCGGACCCGCTGCTCCAGGAACGCTACCTCCGGCGGATCAACCGGCTGGTGGAGCTGGCGGAGAAGGAGACGGAACGCACGAGGGGCGTCGAGAACATGCAGGACGCGGCGCGGATGTACCTGGACCATTTCCGGAAGGCCAGGGACCTCTTCGAGCGGTACGACCGGAACCTCGTCACCGCCCTCCGGGGGCTCCAGGACTCCGGCGTGCTGGAGATCCTGACCTGCACCGCCACCCACGCCTTCCTGCCCACCATCCTGAACCCCAAGTGCCGGGAGAGCCAGGTCCGCGTGGCGGTCGCCAACTACGTCAAGCACTTCGGGCGCCCCCCCCGCGGGATCTGGCTGGCCGAGTGTGGCTACCAGCCGGGAGACGACCACCTGCTGGCCCGCAACGGGATACGGTACTTCTTCCAGGACACCCACGGGGTCCTCTTTGGCCACCCCCGGCCCCTTCACGGCATCTACGCCCCGGTGCGCTGCCCCTCGGGCGTCGCGTCCTTCCCCCGGGACCCGGAGGCCAGCGAGGAGGTCTGGAGCGCCCAGCGCGGCTACCCCGGCGAGTGGTCCTACCGGGAGTTCTACCGGGACCTCGGCTTCGACGCGGACTACGGGTACATTCGCCCCTACCTGCACCCCGACGGGGTCCGGCGGAACGTGGGCATCAAGTACCACCGCGTCACCGGCCCGGTGAGCCTGGGGCACAAGGAACTCTACGTCCCCGCCGAGGGCCTCGAGAAGGCGGCCCTGCACGCCCACGACTTCATCGACAAGCGGACCGCTCAGGTGCGCCGGGTCGCCGGGATGCTGGGCGGCCGTCCACCGCTCGTCACCACGCCGTTCGACGCGGAGCTGTTCGGGCACTGGTGGTTCGAGGGGCCCATGTTCCTGGAATACCTGGTGCGCAAGCTGGTGTTCGACCAGGAGGCCCTCCGGCTCGTGACTGCCTCCGAGTACCTGGAGATGCACCCCGACCTCCAGAACCAGCAGCCGACGCTCTCCAGCTGGGGCGCGGAAGGTTACAGCGGCATCTGGCTCAACGGGAAGAACGAGTGGATCTACCGGCACCAGCACATGGCCGAGAACCGGATGGTGGACCTGGCCCACCGCTGTCACGGGGCGGAAGGCCTCCTGCGCCGGGCCCTCAACCAGGCGGCCCGGGAACTCCTGCTGGCCCAGAGCAGCGACTGGGCCTTCATCATGACCACCGGCACGACGGTCCCTTACGCCGTCAAGCGGTTCAAGGACCACATCCACCGGTTCAACGCGCTCTACGGGCAGATCCTCGAGGACCGCGTCGACGAGACCGCCCTGGCGGAGATGGAGCACCGGGACTCCATCTTCCAGGAAATCGATTACCAGGTCTTTCAGTGA
- a CDS encoding DUF4912 domain-containing protein: MTTYASWVRFTPDKLPTETRVQHVPAAETPEPQGVLAEPAQRDGGLFLDWGLPIPDLYHQNYLRLMVQDPYRLYAYWELSDFLNERFFPPGAPVDRRNHLVLLLHDLHDVSKIPLSVGAAREWWLHVRPGKMYRTTLEVRYPDGRMETLLSSNEVTTPRDTVSWPLESTDLLNEENVRYLKLLSFSGADPVDHDFLEMLQQCERFDKVFTVPEFLLRYLPDWLREVIRRLQFRVPYSIFVEFVLERYFPAFLHAPILEGPGLTAEALEELLRGHVRTDAGSLAFHLPRVSSGTGRLHLLPWDPEDGRST, encoded by the coding sequence ATGACCACGTACGCTTCCTGGGTGAGGTTCACCCCCGACAAGCTCCCCACCGAGACGCGCGTCCAGCACGTCCCGGCGGCGGAAACCCCGGAGCCGCAAGGGGTTTTGGCCGAGCCCGCGCAGCGGGACGGCGGCCTCTTCCTGGACTGGGGCCTCCCCATCCCCGACCTGTACCACCAGAACTACCTCCGGCTCATGGTGCAGGACCCTTACCGGCTCTACGCCTACTGGGAACTCTCCGACTTCCTGAACGAACGCTTCTTCCCCCCCGGCGCCCCGGTGGACCGCCGGAACCACCTCGTCCTCCTGCTGCACGACCTCCACGATGTCTCCAAGATCCCCCTCTCCGTCGGGGCGGCGCGGGAGTGGTGGCTGCACGTCCGTCCCGGGAAGATGTACCGGACGACCCTGGAGGTCCGCTACCCCGACGGCCGGATGGAAACGCTCCTCTCCTCCAACGAGGTGACCACCCCGCGGGACACGGTCTCCTGGCCCCTGGAGTCCACGGACCTGCTCAACGAGGAGAACGTGCGCTACCTGAAGCTGCTCTCCTTCTCGGGCGCCGACCCCGTGGACCACGATTTCCTCGAGATGCTCCAGCAGTGCGAGCGCTTCGACAAGGTCTTCACCGTCCCCGAGTTCCTGTTGCGCTACCTGCCGGACTGGCTCCGGGAGGTGATCCGGCGTCTGCAGTTCCGGGTGCCGTACTCCATCTTCGTGGAGTTCGTGCTCGAGCGGTACTTCCCCGCCTTCCTCCACGCGCCGATCCTGGAAGGCCCCGGCCTGACCGCCGAGGCGCTCGAGGAACTCCTGCGGGGCCACGTCCGCACCGACGCCGGGTCGCTGGCCTTTCACCTGCCCCGGGTGTCCTCCGGCACGGGGCGGCTCCACCTCCTCCCCTGGGACCCGGAAGACGGGAGGTCGACATGA
- a CDS encoding CarD family transcriptional regulator encodes MNLFNVGDTVVYPNQGLGVVEEIGVRHVAGHEVEVYHILLQEFGSRVMVPLDNAVSIGLRKPTPALEVERVLSRVKSRPLGVIDPVRDWKTRYKDNTERLKSGRLEEAIQVLQMLTILARNKPLSFREKRMYDKVRVLVISEIAAVKGLTPAEVETLLDGLIGPPPAETA; translated from the coding sequence ATGAATCTGTTCAATGTCGGTGACACCGTCGTGTACCCCAACCAGGGGCTGGGCGTCGTTGAGGAGATCGGGGTTCGCCACGTGGCGGGACACGAGGTGGAGGTCTACCACATCCTCCTCCAGGAGTTCGGTTCCCGGGTGATGGTGCCCCTGGACAACGCCGTGTCCATCGGGTTGCGCAAGCCGACCCCCGCCCTGGAGGTGGAGCGCGTCCTCTCGCGGGTCAAGTCGCGGCCCCTCGGGGTCATCGACCCGGTCCGGGACTGGAAGACCCGTTACAAGGACAACACCGAGCGCCTCAAGAGCGGGCGCCTGGAGGAGGCCATCCAGGTCCTCCAGATGCTGACGATCCTGGCCCGGAACAAGCCCCTGTCCTTCCGCGAGAAACGCATGTACGACAAGGTCCGGGTGTTGGTCATCTCCGAGATCGCCGCGGTCAAGGGGCTGACCCCGGCCGAGGTGGAGACCCTCCTGGACGGGTTGATCGGGCCGCCGCCGGCCGAAACCGCCTGA
- a CDS encoding DUF4412 domain-containing protein — MRSSRLLLTGLCLAALAQAAPGGVFLEHRVRTDSLTVGGKTHPARDTAQLTWLEDDKMAVEQPGVSMVIVRLDQGRIYFVNHVKRTWSASTLPLQFPPEAARVFNNLRFQTTVSRTGETAKVGAYACEKVLVRTTGYLDAEITHWCSTGVPVPAARYYEMTARAAAFSPALSEMNEKLRALGNLFPVRTETRVNVMGARSRTVTELVKVDPKSAIPADRFAPPAQYREEPFDFSGRAPR, encoded by the coding sequence ATGAGAAGTTCAAGACTGCTGTTGACCGGTTTGTGCCTCGCCGCGCTGGCCCAGGCAGCGCCCGGCGGGGTCTTCCTCGAGCACCGGGTCCGCACGGACAGCCTCACCGTGGGCGGAAAGACCCACCCGGCGCGGGACACCGCCCAACTCACCTGGCTGGAAGACGACAAGATGGCGGTGGAGCAGCCGGGCGTGTCGATGGTGATCGTCCGCCTGGACCAGGGGCGCATCTACTTCGTCAACCACGTGAAGCGGACGTGGTCCGCCTCCACGCTTCCCCTGCAGTTTCCCCCCGAGGCGGCCCGGGTGTTCAACAACCTCCGCTTCCAGACCACCGTGAGCCGGACGGGCGAGACCGCCAAGGTGGGGGCCTACGCCTGCGAAAAGGTCCTGGTCCGGACCACGGGGTACCTGGACGCGGAGATCACGCACTGGTGCTCGACCGGGGTCCCCGTTCCCGCCGCGCGCTACTACGAGATGACGGCGCGGGCCGCCGCCTTCTCCCCGGCGCTCAGCGAGATGAACGAGAAGCTCCGGGCCCTGGGGAACCTGTTCCCCGTCCGGACGGAGACCCGGGTGAACGTCATGGGCGCCCGGAGCCGGACGGTCACCGAACTGGTGAAGGTGGACCCGAAGAGCGCGATCCCGGCCGACCGCTTCGCCCCGCCCGCCCAGTACCGTGAAGAGCCCTTCGACTTTTCCGGGCGGGCGCCGCGGTAG